The Paenibacillus sophorae genome has a segment encoding these proteins:
- the ylbJ gene encoding sporulation integral membrane protein YlbJ yields the protein MTLKKLSRLLWALGLAGCMLLVLLYPEASLGAALRGMAIWWDVLFPSLFPFFVISELMLGFGVVHLFGALFDPLMRPLFRIPGSGGFVLAMGYVSGYPVGARLTAKLREQSLLTRVEGERLVACTTSSDPIFLLGAVSVGFFHNPALGPCLALAHYGSGLLVGLLMSFHGRREERNAAAGQKSAPLRETSRSGKPEKERPEAGRLRTALASMAEARRRDGRTLGELLKGAVQSSLQLIIVVGGLVVFFTVLMELLNRAGVMAFLFSVIGRFLSVLGFPSGLTEAVTSGFFEVTLGAKAAGSASAALPFKAAAAAFILSWGGLSVHAQVSSIWNGTGLRYLPFAAARILHAFMSAGLTLLLWRPMMEASPALAPPWTPGPALYSPAAGFVLLALLLAGTLLLSLAAAASGRVLRILLRR from the coding sequence ATGACCTTAAAAAAGCTAAGCCGCTTGCTCTGGGCCTTGGGACTCGCCGGCTGTATGCTATTGGTACTGCTTTATCCCGAAGCTTCTCTTGGTGCCGCCCTGCGGGGAATGGCTATCTGGTGGGATGTGCTGTTCCCGTCGCTCTTTCCTTTCTTTGTCATCTCCGAACTCATGCTCGGCTTCGGAGTCGTCCACCTGTTCGGCGCTCTGTTCGATCCGCTGATGCGCCCGCTGTTCCGCATTCCAGGCAGCGGCGGCTTCGTGCTGGCGATGGGCTATGTGTCCGGCTATCCGGTCGGAGCCCGGCTGACGGCCAAGCTGCGGGAGCAGAGCTTGCTCACCCGCGTCGAAGGGGAACGGCTCGTAGCTTGTACGACTTCCTCCGATCCAATCTTCCTGCTAGGCGCTGTTTCGGTCGGATTTTTTCATAATCCAGCGTTGGGACCCTGCCTGGCGCTGGCCCATTACGGGAGCGGCCTGCTCGTAGGACTGCTGATGTCCTTTCACGGACGAAGGGAAGAGCGAAACGCCGCGGCCGGGCAGAAGTCCGCCCCGCTGCGTGAAACGTCTCGATCCGGCAAGCCGGAGAAGGAGCGGCCGGAAGCTGGCCGTCTCCGTACCGCCCTCGCTTCCATGGCCGAAGCGCGCCGCCGGGACGGGCGGACGCTCGGGGAACTGCTGAAGGGGGCGGTGCAATCCTCTTTGCAGCTTATTATTGTCGTAGGAGGGCTCGTTGTATTCTTCACTGTGCTGATGGAACTGCTGAACCGGGCGGGAGTAATGGCCTTCCTCTTCTCGGTAATCGGGCGGTTTCTTTCGGTTTTAGGTTTCCCTTCGGGGCTGACCGAGGCGGTAACCAGCGGCTTTTTCGAGGTTACGCTCGGCGCCAAAGCGGCCGGAAGCGCGTCAGCCGCACTCCCCTTCAAAGCCGCCGCCGCCGCATTCATTCTGTCCTGGGGCGGCCTGTCCGTGCATGCTCAGGTCTCCAGCATCTGGAACGGGACGGGACTCCGTTATCTGCCTTTTGCCGCCGCTCGTATACTGCATGCTTTCATGTCGGCCGGACTGACGCTGCTTCTCTGGCGGCCGATGATGGAAGCTTCGCCGGCGCTGGCTCCGCCCTGGACGCCGGGTCCCGCCCTGTACTCTCCCGCAGCCGGGTTCGTGCTTCTCGCCCTGCTGCTGGCCGGCACCTTGCTGCTGTCGCTTGCGGCGGCCGCCTCCGGCAGAGTCCTGCGGATTCTTCTCCGGCGCTGA
- a CDS encoding NAD kinase: MRYYVLDRGDQLSIDLSQQFHKLAEERGLQLDAESPEIVVSIGGDGTMLHAFHTFIDRIPELAFVGVHTGHLGFYADWKCEELSTLVDYMCGKGDPGPHKPRIVKYPLVELEIHRKSGTTSHIALNEFTLKGVEGTVVLQIDINDETFEMFRGDGICVSTPSGSTAYNKSLGGAMVHPSIEALQIAEVASINNRVFRTMGSPLLLPKHHHCDIFSRREQRLMLTVDHTNYPIDDLISVRCQVSEKKVSFARYRPFPFWKRVRSAFLV, translated from the coding sequence TTGAGATATTATGTCCTGGACCGTGGCGATCAACTGTCCATTGATCTCAGTCAACAGTTTCATAAGCTTGCTGAAGAGCGGGGTCTGCAGCTCGATGCCGAGTCTCCCGAAATCGTAGTCTCCATCGGAGGAGACGGCACAATGCTTCATGCCTTCCATACCTTTATCGATCGGATTCCCGAGCTCGCCTTCGTCGGCGTTCATACCGGCCATCTCGGTTTCTATGCCGACTGGAAGTGCGAGGAACTCTCCACTCTGGTCGATTATATGTGCGGAAAAGGCGATCCCGGGCCGCATAAGCCGCGCATCGTGAAATACCCGCTTGTTGAGCTGGAAATCCATAGGAAATCGGGGACTACTTCGCATATCGCCCTTAACGAGTTCACTCTTAAAGGGGTTGAGGGCACGGTGGTTCTCCAGATCGACATTAACGACGAGACATTCGAGATGTTCCGCGGCGACGGCATCTGTGTTTCCACCCCCTCTGGGAGCACAGCCTACAATAAAAGTCTCGGAGGCGCGATGGTTCATCCCTCGATTGAGGCGCTGCAGATTGCGGAAGTCGCGTCGATTAACAATCGGGTGTTCCGGACGATGGGCTCCCCGCTGCTCCTGCCCAAGCATCATCACTGTGATATTTTCTCCCGGAGAGAGCAGAGGCTGATGCTGACCGTTGACCATACCAACTACCCTATCGATGATCTGATCTCTGTCAGATGCCAGGTATCGGAGAAAAAGGTCAGCTTCGCCCGTTACCGTCCGTTTCCGTTCTGGAAGCGCGTGCGTTCCGCATTCCTGGTATAG
- a CDS encoding DUF2225 domain-containing protein — MTYLEPLYSIKVTCCNCEREFVTSRVRPSLKRAVRRDADFCSYYKEENPDYYVVRVCPFCGFASTENSAGKLAEWQRKAFSERVGSRWQLRDFGGKRNWEEALETYKLALLCAQAIGDKERIVASLLHHIAWMYRYQGNTEQEQRFLHYSLESYINVFERDGVAGNDARLMFLIGELNRRIGWFNEAIKWFSRLVNDQKIMDAAMIRAAREQWAIIREQMLGEKGGSSTGTEGLRGIL, encoded by the coding sequence ATGACCTATTTGGAGCCCCTATACTCCATTAAAGTAACCTGTTGCAATTGTGAACGCGAATTCGTAACCTCCAGAGTGCGTCCCAGCCTTAAGAGGGCTGTTCGCCGGGATGCGGATTTTTGCTCATATTACAAGGAAGAAAATCCCGATTACTACGTCGTCCGGGTATGTCCCTTCTGCGGCTTCGCCTCCACGGAGAACTCCGCGGGCAAGCTGGCCGAATGGCAGCGGAAGGCTTTTAGTGAGCGGGTAGGCAGCCGCTGGCAGCTCCGTGATTTCGGAGGCAAGCGGAACTGGGAGGAGGCGCTGGAGACATACAAGCTGGCGCTGCTCTGCGCGCAGGCCATAGGCGACAAAGAGCGCATCGTTGCCAGCCTTCTGCATCATATCGCCTGGATGTACCGGTATCAGGGCAACACCGAGCAAGAACAGCGCTTTCTTCATTATTCGCTGGAGTCCTACATTAATGTATTTGAGCGGGACGGGGTAGCCGGAAATGATGCGCGCCTGATGTTTCTGATCGGGGAACTTAACCGGCGCATTGGCTGGTTCAATGAGGCGATTAAATGGTTCTCGCGTCTGGTCAATGACCAGAAAATTATGGATGCGGCGATGATTCGGGCGGCCCGCGAGCAGTGGGCGATTATTCGCGAACAGATGCTCGGAGAAAAAGGCGGTTCGAGTACGGGGACGGAAGGACTGAGGGGGATATTATAA
- a CDS encoding globin has protein sequence MNPEKSIFENLGGAEKLRKLVEVFYSKVQAHPRLGPLFPADIAPVMDKQYRFLTQFFGGPQLYSELYGQPMMRARHMHVPITEERSEEWLGCMGEALEETGVEETLRSLILHRLAGPARHFVNMPGERD, from the coding sequence ATGAATCCGGAGAAAAGCATATTTGAAAATTTGGGAGGAGCCGAGAAGCTGCGCAAACTGGTGGAAGTGTTTTATAGTAAAGTGCAGGCGCATCCGCGGCTCGGCCCGCTGTTTCCGGCAGACATCGCCCCCGTTATGGACAAGCAATACCGCTTCCTCACTCAGTTCTTCGGCGGTCCGCAGCTGTATTCCGAGCTGTACGGTCAGCCAATGATGAGAGCGCGTCATATGCATGTGCCGATCACGGAGGAACGGTCGGAGGAGTGGCTGGGCTGCATGGGAGAAGCGCTGGAGGAAACCGGAGTAGAAGAGACGCTCCGATCGCTCATACTGCACCGGCTTGCAGGCCCGGCCCGCCATTTTGTCAACATGCCCGGAGAAAGAGATTGA